Sequence from the Bacillus sp. es.036 genome:
TCGCGATTTCGGTTAGCCGCTTCGGACGATCCACTTCATAACTCCACCGATACGTTTGGCGCTGAAAATCAAATGAAACAAACAGCGGATCATCGCTATGCAGCCTTGGTCTAACGGGTGCGGGAATCGTATGATAATAATCGAACAAGATTTTTTTGTGCTCAGGATTTAGATGAACGGTGCGTTTTCCGGAAGCCGAAGTGACGATTAGTTCATTTTGTTCGAAAGAAAGATCTTTCATAGAAAGAGCAGATAGCTCTTGTAACGTTAAACCATAATTGAGGAAAAGCCTGGCGATGATCAAATTCCGATCAATCAGAAATTCTCGTGCTCTTAGCTGGTTGTCCGTTAAATCTTCAAGTGACACGATCGTCTCAAGAAGTTTTTGCGCTTCTTCTTCTTTGAGAAAATCGGTCTCGATATAACCGGCATCTTCATTGGTAGGTAGGACGACTTCTTTCATTGGATTGGTCTTTGTTCGATTTAACGACATATAATAACGATATACTTGATTTAGTACAGTCATAATTCTCTTTAATGTTCGTTCTGAATAGTGACGCTCAAGGTGCAAATAGCGAATATACTCCTGTAGCTGCTCCGTTGTGAGATTACGAAAATTCTCGAAATCGACCTTTCGATGGAGAGTACGATGCCAGACGGTAAAATCAACGAGGTCATAGCGATAGCGGCGGAGTGTAGATGCCTTGCGTCCTTTTCGTTCGAGCGACTGCAGGTACGCTTCTAGAAAGTCTGGAAGCGGCTGATTAAAAAGCTCCATTCGATGACCACCTCTCATTTTGTTCCATTATAACAAAATCAGTGCACGTGTTGTTTTACATTGGGTTACATGTTTTTGGGATAATTGGAAATACTATTGATAACCAAATCGTAAAGGAGCGGTTAGACATGGCCTTTTTTTCAAAACAGCAGCAGGAACCTATTCCAGAAGTAGATACGGACGTCTGGTCTTGTGCGAGTGGAGATTGTGCTGGCTGGATGCGAGCCGATTACTCGTTTTCTGATACACCAGCTTGCCCTTTGTGTGGCGCTGAGATGATGAGTGAAGTTCGAAACCTACCAGAAATTAAATAATCATGGGGGAACACATGAATAAAATTGTTGAGAAAATTAGGGATAAAGCTGAACAAATTGTTAGCGTGACGAAAGCAGCGGGAAAAGGGAAGCACGTTGCCTCCATGCAGCACTTTTATGACGTTTTTACCGAACTTCCTGAAGTGCAAAAGAAAGAGGTTTCTTATTTAAGAAGTCGTTTTGTTTTATATACGCTCCACGAAGACGATATATTCATGAAGATGCTCGAACGTTCAGATGGGCATGTGCTTGAGATTGACGTCGTTGAAAAGGGTGATGTGCTCACTCGGTACAGATCGTATGAAGCGAAGAGAGGCGAACAGAAAATTCATATTCCTGAATCCTTTGTTGATCGGATCGGAACAAGTTAAACACTCTTAAGGAGTGTTTTTCTTTTGGGCGTTTGTCACGGATTCTGGGCAGGTGCGTATACTATCGTGTCAGATTAAAGCGAGGTGAGCATCGTGCAGCAAACCGTAACGCAGCGAAAAGGTCAAATTAATATCGTCCTTCGTCAGACGGAAGGACTACAAGAGACGGCGGATGGCGCACTAAGTCAAGCAACGAAAAAGCATATGCCGCTTGAGCGAATTCAGCAGGAAATGGAACAGCTAATCGGGTTAAAAGAAATGAAATACTTACTAAAAGAAGTGTATGCATGGCTTTATGTGAACAAGTGCAGAGAGGAAAATGGCTTAAAACAAAATACGCAGGCGCTTCATATGATGTTCAAAGGAAATCCCGGCACAGGGAAAACAACGGTAGCCCGCCTGTTAGGAACGCTTTTTCTTGAGATGAACGTTCTTTCTAAGGGACATCTGATTGAAGTGGAGCGGGCCGATCTTGTTGGGGAATACATTGGTCATACCGCTCAAAAAACGAGAGAGCTTGTTAAGAAAGCAAAAGGCGGCATTCTATTTATTGATGAAGCGTATTCACTTGCGCGTGGTGGCGAGAAAGATTTTGGAAAAGAAGCGATCGATACGCTTGTAAAGGCGATGGAAGATCACCACAAAGACTTTATCCTGATTCTAGCGGGCTATTCAGATGAAATGGAGCACTTTCTCTCGCTAAATCCTGGCTTGCCGTCGCGGTTTCCACTTGTGATTGATTTTCCGGATTATTCAAATGAGCAGCTGCTTGAGATCGCAAAAAAGATGGCGGCAGAGAGACAGTACCGGTTTTCAAGAGAGACGGAGTGGAAGCTAAAGCAAAGCTTTGTGAAAAAGCGTGAGCGAGAAACAAGTGCATTTAGCAACGGTCGCTTTGTTCGGAACATTATTGAAAAAGCAATCCGAAAGCAAGCGGTCCGCTTGCTTCAGGCAGACGTCATTGATCGCTCAGCGCTCGAGCTGCTCTTACCAGAAGACATCCCTATAGAAGATTAAATGCGCATCTGGTATGATGGGAACAGACTGATTGATAAAGGCAGGGAACGTACATTTGAATAAAGAACGAATTGAAGCAGCTGAACCGGCGATTTTGATCGGCATTCAGCTTCAAAATCAAACAGATGAACAGTTTGCATATACGATGGATGAACTTGCGGCTTTAACAGAGACGGCAGGTGGCGTCGTGGAAGGAACGCTCTCACAAAAGCGGGAGCGTATTCATTCGGCAACGTTTATAGGAAAAGGGAAAGTGGAAGAGCTGGCGTCGTTCATTGAAGAAAAAGAAGCAACGATCGTGATCTTCAATAGTGAGCTCTCTCCAAGTCAGCTTCGAAACTTATCAGAAGCGTTAGACGCAAGAGTCATTGACCGTACACAGCTCATTTTAGATATTTTCGCACAGCGAGCGAGATCACGAGAAGGCATGCTTCAGGTTGAGCTCGCTCAGCTTCAATACATGCTGCCGCGCCTTGCAGGACAGGGTACGTCCTTATCAAGGCTTGGAGGCGGTATTGGTACAAGAGGCCCAGGTGAAACGAAGCTTGAAACGGATCGTCGTTACATCAGGAACCGCATCACAGATCTGAAGCGTCAACTTGACAATACGGTGAAACACCGTGATCAGTACCGCGCGCGACGAAAGCGGAACGAAACGCTTCAAGTGGCGTTGGTCGGGTATACGAACGCAGGGAAATCAACGATTTTTAATCGACTCACGAAAGCCGATTCCTATGAAGAGGACAAGCTATTTGCGACACTTGATCCGATGACAAGACAGCTGAAGCTTCCGAATGGTTACAATGTGTTGTTAACAGACACGGTAGGGTTCATTCAGGACCTCCCAACAACGCTTGTCGCTTCGTTTAAATCAACGCTTGAAGAAGCAACAGAAGCGGATTTAATTCTGCATGTCATTGATGCGTCCCATCCCGATCGGGAACGTCATGAAGAAATCGTGCTAAAGCTATTAAAGGATTTAAAAGCGTCGCACATTCCCGTCCTTACCGTCTTTAATAAAATCGATCGAGCGGATCCGTCTGTGCAAAGTAGCGTGAATGAACAGATTCTCATCTCAGCTCTAAAGCAAGCTGATTTAAAGCGATTAAACGACCGTCTACAAAGCGAAGTGTTAAAGCAGATGGAGTATTTCTCGATTTCGATTAATGCGGACCAGGGCGACAAGCTCGCTTACTTGCAGCGTAATACTGTTTTGATTGAGCGGAAGTGGGATGAAGAAAAAGATCACTACAGATGTAAGGGATACGCTCCGGAACATTTATACAAGAGGATCATTAACGAGTGGAACAACGACTAGGAGTAGAAAACTATGTTTATGAATTTTACACATCAAGAAGAACTAAAAACACTATCACATCAGGCTGAAGAAAAAATTCAGCCGGTTTTAAGAGAAATCGATGCGCGAGTTGAAGCAAATCAATACCGCGTTCTTGAGGCATTTCACAAAAATCGCATTAGCGACTTTCATTTCACACCATCTACAGGCTACGGCTATGACGATACAGGAAGAGATACGCTTGAACAGCTTTATGCGGACGTATTCGGCGGCGAAGCAGGACTCGTAAGACCTCAAATCGTCTCTGGTACGCATGCGATCTCAACCGCGCTATTCGGCGTACTGCGTCCAAACGATGAGCTTCTCTATATCACCGGTGCACCGTACGATACGTTAGAAGAAATCGTTGGCACTCGTGGAGAAGGTAATGGTTCATTGAAGGACTTTCACATTGGCTATCAAGCGATTCCTTTATTGGATGAAGCAGTGGATTTTGATGCTGTTCGAAACGCGATCACAGCCCAAACAAAAATGATTGGCATTCAGCGTTCGAAAGGCTATGCGAACCGTCCATCGTTTACGATCTCTGAAATCGAAGAGATGATTGCTTTTGTAAAATCAATCAAAGAAGATGTGATCGTTTTCGTTGATAACTGTTACGGTGAGTTTGTGGAAGAGCAGGAGCCATGTCATGTTGGGGCCGATCTTATTGCAGGATCACTAATTAAAAACCCTGGCGCAGGTATCGTCAAAACGGGCGGTTACCTTGTAGGGAGAGAAGATTTAATTGAGCTTTGCGGTTATCGCTTAACGTCTCCTGGAATCGGGAGAGAAGTAGGGGCATCGCTTTATTCCCTGCAGGAAATGTATCAAGGCATCTTCCTCGCACCACACACGGTTGGTCAAGCGGTCAAAGGCGCTGTGTATAGCTCAGCCCTACTTGAAGAAGCTGGATTTAATACAACGCCACATTGGAACAGCAAGCGAACCGACCTCATTCAATCGGTTCAGTTCGATGACAGAGAGCGAATGGTTGCGTTTTGTCAGGCGATCCAGGCGGCATCTCCGGTCAATGCACATGTTCGTCCTGAACCTGCCTATATGCCAGGGTACGAGGATGATGTCATCATGGCAGCGGGAACATTTATTCAAGGAGCGAGCCTTGAATTATCAGCTGACGGACCGTTAAGACCACCTTACGTTGCGTACGTTCAAGGCGGCCTAACGTTTGAACACGTGAAAATCAGCGTGCTTCGTGCCGTTGATGATTTGTTGAAAAAAGGTTTGATTACTGTTTCATAAGGGTAAAAGGTAGGGATTTCATTCCCTATCTTTTTTTGCGCGAAAAAGCATGTGAGATTATCTCACGTACGTTAACACGATAACGTAAACATTCGTGTATGATGAGAGTAAGTGAAGAAGGGAGCGGCAATTTCGAATGTTAATGCGATTCTGAATTTTAGAATTGCTTGAAACTGTCCTCAAGTGGAGAGAGCAAAAGAGCGTTAAGACGTGAAGCACTCGGTTATCCAAAGCATTCACTAAATCTTTTTATTTCTTAAGGAGGATTCATTTTACATGGCGAACAAATTCACAACAGACGATATTAAGAAAATGGCGCAGGACGAGAACGTTAAGTTCATTCGCTTGCAGTTTACTGACCTACTAGGGATTATTAAGAACGTTGAAATTCCAGTTGATCAGCTTGAGAAAGCTCTTGATAATAAAATGATGTTTGACGGTTCTTCGATCGAAGGTTTCGTACGCATCGAGGAATCCGATATGTATCTTTACCCGGATCTTGATTCATGGGTAGTCTTCCCATGGTCATCTGAAAAAGGAAGAGTCGCTCGTCTAATTTGTGACATCTACAGCCCGGATGGCACGCCATTCGAAGGGGATCCTCGTTCAGTTCTAAAACGCGTTCTTAAAGAAATGGAAGACCTTGGATTCTCTGACTTCAACATTGGACCTGAGCCAGAATTCTTCTTATTCAAAATGGACGAAAACGGTGAACCAACGCTTGAACTTAACGACAAAGGCGGATACTTCGACCTCGCACCAACAGACCTTGGTGAAAACTGCCGTCGTGATATCGTTCTTGAGCTTGAAGACATGGGCTTTGAAATCGAAGCATCTCACCATGAAGTAGCGCCAGGACAGCACGAAATTGACTTTAAATACGCTGATGCTCTTACAACATGTGACAACATCCAGACGTTTAAGCTAGCAGTTAAAACAATTGCTCGTCAGCACGGCCTGCACGCAACGTTCATGCCGAAGCCACTATTCGGTGTTAACGGATCTGGGATGCATGCAAACATGTCCCTCTTTAAAGACGGCGAAAATGCATTCTACGAGCCGAAAGATGAGATTGGTCTAAGCGAAACAGCACGTCAATTCATTGCTGGAACAATGAAGCATGCTGAAGCATTCACAGCGATCACAAACCCAACAATTAACTCTTACAAGCGTCTAGTACCTGGTTACGAAGCTCCATGCTACGTAGCATGGTCTCTTCGTAACCGTAGCCCGCTTATCCGTGTTCCTGCTTCCCGCGGAATCAGCACACGTATCGAAGTGCGTAGCGTAGATCCATCTGCGAACCCGTACCTTGCAATGGCAGCCCTACTTGCAGCTGGACTTGACGGCATCAAGAACAAAATGACGCCACCAGCTCCAACAGAGCGCAACATCTACGTGATGGATAAGCAAGAACGCGTTGAAGAAGGCATCACAGACCTTCCAGCAACACTACACGATGCGCTTGAACTTCTTAAGAAAGACGAAGTCATGATGAAAGCACTAGGCGAGCACGCAGCTGAGCACTTCATCGAAGCAAAAGAGATCGAATGGGATATGTTCCGTACGCAAGTACACCCTTGGGAACGCGAACAGTATATGACGACTTACTAAGAGCCAAACCCCTTGATACGACTAGTATTAAGGGGTTTTTCTTATTTTGGTCAAAACCACTTTTTCTTGAAAGTGGTTGTTTTGACCAAAAAATGACCAAAAAAAGTTCAAAAAAAAGATTTTGACCAAAAGATTGGCCAAAATCATTTCAATATATTCTTCATGTATTCCTCATATCTCTCCAGTGTATCTGTCTCGATTTTTTTACTAACGTGTGCATAAACGTTTGATGTAATTTCCATACTTCCATGACCCAAACGATTCTGGACATATTTCATATCTGCACCAGCTTCTAAAAGTAATACAGCATGTGTATGGCGGAGAGAGTGGATAGGCAACTTCGTTTTGTTCGTTCTTTTTAGTATCCGATTAAATGCATTAAACAAACTAGACTTCGGCATAATGTTCCCGTTATTACGACAGAGGACCAGGTTCAAATCGTGGTGATAAATTTCATTAAGTGCTAATTTATTTTGATTTTGTTGTTTCTTATGAAAGTGGAGATCATTGATTAAACTCTTACTTATTGTAATAGTTCTCTTTGAATTAAAGGTTTTAGTGTCTCCAAACAATTCTTCTTTTGAACGTGCTTTGAAATCTAGTGTCTTATTAATAGTAATAGTTCCTACTTTTAAGTCGAGATCTGTCCACTGGAGAGCAGCAGCTTCACCTTTTCGCATCCCAGTCTCTATGAGTACCTTAAAGAAGATCCAATACTCATAGCCATACTTATAAGCTTCTTGTAAAAAATCATGAATATCTTCAGAATCCATATATTTTAATTCAGATCTCTCTTTTTCCTTCCCTTTGATATCAACTCCTTCGCAAGGACTTCTCTCAATCTTACCTAGCGTTACTGCTTTCTTCATCGCATTTGCCATTGTTGTATGGATAATTTCAATCGTACGCTTACTATATCCGTAGTTTGTAAGACTGTTTAAGAATTTTTGATACATTACCGGCTTCAAATCTACTAAATTAATCTTTTTAAAATAAGGTAATATGTGCTTATTTATATTTCTTTCATGAATATCATAAGTATTTTTCCTCACCACTCCAGATTTGTAATTAACCAGCCAGTCGTTAAGATAATGCTCTAGAAGAAGAGAAGTGTTGTCTACTTCAAATCCAGCATTAAGTTTGGCTTTTTCTTGTGAGGCAGCATGCTGTGCTTCCCGTTTTGTTTTAAAGCCTCCTTTAGATTTTAATTTATGTTTTTGTGTAAAGGGGTCTTTGTATGAAATTCTGTACTCCCATTTTTCTCCTCGTTTACGATATGTAGCCATGACAACCCCTCCTTGAATGAAACGTTTTCTTTTTTATTTGTAATAACCGTTCTACACATAGTTCTTGTGAAACCTTAAATGTAGAAGACATTTGCTCAATAATATTAGGACTATCGAGATCAAGATCTGAGATCATATGATGTGGAATAGAAGCGTATTTCGTAAAATGCCTGGCATCTCGTTCTTGAAGCTCTCTAAAAGCTTCAGGCATCATTCCTTGCATTCCTGCATGGCGAAGGATATGACAGAGCTCATGAAATGCTACTTCATGCTGCTTTTCAATGGATAATCGACTATCAACAGAAATGATTTTAAAGTTTCCATTCTGTTTTGAGTATGAGGGTAGAGGCTTCTCAGAATAAAAAATTCTGTGAATCTTACAAATATTATGGATACTAATGTCTGATGGTTTGTAAATGTTCATTTTTAGATACCAGTTGGAAACCCATGACTCGAGTGGGGAGGATGTATACGATATAGACATTTTAACACTCCTACAATTAAGCGAATATATGTTCGCTTTAAGATTAAAAATAAATTATACATACGAACGCTTAAAAACGAGTTATATGTATAATTTATTTTTAACTTTTCTTATTTGAAGAATCGTCATCAGAATTAGATCGCATTTTCTTTGCTTCAAAAGCTTTATACTCTAGAAAAGATTCAAAATCCTTTCTAAGTTCTTCTACCTGTACAGGTGTTAGGTTCTTCCAATCATCAATATTGTGCATAAAAAAATCTGTAACGCCCAAATCAGTTAGTATCTTATTAATTTCACTAAGTGAATCAAAGTTTGGCTTATTTGAAGCAGTTGATTTATAATCATCTGTTCTTCCCAAAAGATAATCTGTCGTTACTTCAAAGTACTCAGCGATTTTTTGAAGAGTTTCATAATCAGCTTGGCGCTTTCCTGCTTCATAGTTTGAATATGTACTTCGAGGAATGCCAAGTTTCTTAGCCAAATCAACTTGTGTTATTTTATTTAATTTACGTAAAGAAGCTAGTCTTTCACCAAACATTGTACACCTCCTACATAAAGTATTATAACGCTTCAAATTGAAACACTGAACAATTGCTTCAAAACGGGACAAAAAGTGTTGACTTCTTCATAAAGAAGCATTATATTGTACTTAAGATGCTTCATTATGAAGCGTAGGAGGTGAGCAAATGAGAAATTGGTTAATTAATAAAAGAAAAAAATTAAAAATGACTCAAGAAGAAGTGTCAACTTTATCTGGCGTAAGTCGCAGCGCTTATTCTAATATTGAAGTAGGGACAAGAGATCCGAGCGTTGAGACTGCAAAGAAAATTGCTTTCGTATTAAAGTTTAAATGGACTATTTTTTTTGATCTGTATTGTCCCGAAATGAAGCATAAACAAACTAAATTAAAAGAGGTGAACTAAGTGCTAAACATCCAAATAGATGATCAGGAAGCAAAACAGCTTTATCTTCAAAAAGTTGAAGAAAAGATAAAACAAATTGATGCTGAGCGAGTTTTCTGGGATGCAAAAGAGCTTCAAAAGCGAACTTGTATGTCCTGGGGATCGATCCAGGAGAAGTTCTTCTTTGACCCACGCTTTAAGAAATACAAAGTAGGGCAAAAGTGGTACTTTCCATCTGGAGATACAAAAGATTTCTTGCTCATGTGGTTGAGTGAACAAAACACTCGTTAAATACTTTCTAAGTTTATTTTATCCATTAACAACATAAATATTGGGAGAAAGGTGGTCAATTTTAATGTCAAATGGTAGGTCAGCTTCTGAAGTGCGATCTGCAAGAAAAGAAACCGGTATGACGCAATTGGCATTATCCATGGATTTGCATACTTCTCGTGAAGCAGTTTCTAAACAAGAGAATGGAGAATATCGTGTACAGCCTGATTTGGTGAAATATTTTGCTGAAAGTCATAACAACCCATTTGTGGGGATGACTGCTGCAGCAGAATATACAGGCTGGGGAAGCGGAAGGCTTGATGGTGAGGATATTGATCTTCATCGATCAAGTGTTAAATGTAAGGCCCAGGAAGAGTTACAAGAGGCTCTAATTGCGATTAATAAAACAAATCTAGTAAACCATCCGAGAAAAGTAGAGCCATTTCAATTTAATGATGTGAAGGAATCAGTCATTCAAGCGATGGATGCCATTATCGCATTGAATCACTATATTGCTGTTATTTGTAAGGAATATTCTATTTCATGGGCTGAAATGTGGCTAACTCATAAAAAGAAACTCATTTCTCGTGGATATATGAAAGGTTAGAAGAATTAGGGGGCGTACTGATTGAAGGCATTTTCTGAAAGCATTTTTTATTACACAAAAAAAGTAGCTGAATATACAGCAATTCATCCAACGCGTTATCAAAATCCATACAGATATAACCGATTGCTTAGTTATAAAAAAGAGCTAAATCATCGAATTAAGGAGGTTAAATAATGGAGACTAAAGCTAGTTTTAGATTATTGCCAGTAGAGAGAAACATGGCTGTTGAAGCTATGTGTGAGTATAGAGATAAGTTAAAGGGATGGGCTCTGAAACAGTTTGACATTGCATACAACAAA
This genomic interval carries:
- a CDS encoding tyrosine-type recombinase/integrase — translated: MELFNQPLPDFLEAYLQSLERKGRKASTLRRYRYDLVDFTVWHRTLHRKVDFENFRNLTTEQLQEYIRYLHLERHYSERTLKRIMTVLNQVYRYYMSLNRTKTNPMKEVVLPTNEDAGYIETDFLKEEEAQKLLETIVSLEDLTDNQLRAREFLIDRNLIIARLFLNYGLTLQELSALSMKDLSFEQNELIVTSASGKRTVHLNPEHKKILFDYYHTIPAPVRPRLHSDDPLFVSFDFQRQTYRWSYEVDRPKRLTEIAIQKMIRLEVQRAGLRKGVSAQHMRRTCVIKAIENDLSVDQLRTQFGLKADLTLKRYFDYMEKQQISS
- a CDS encoding cold-shock protein, producing the protein MAFFSKQQQEPIPEVDTDVWSCASGDCAGWMRADYSFSDTPACPLCGAEMMSEVRNLPEIK
- the spoVK gene encoding stage V sporulation protein K; its protein translation is MVQQTVTQRKGQINIVLRQTEGLQETADGALSQATKKHMPLERIQQEMEQLIGLKEMKYLLKEVYAWLYVNKCREENGLKQNTQALHMMFKGNPGTGKTTVARLLGTLFLEMNVLSKGHLIEVERADLVGEYIGHTAQKTRELVKKAKGGILFIDEAYSLARGGEKDFGKEAIDTLVKAMEDHHKDFILILAGYSDEMEHFLSLNPGLPSRFPLVIDFPDYSNEQLLEIAKKMAAERQYRFSRETEWKLKQSFVKKRERETSAFSNGRFVRNIIEKAIRKQAVRLLQADVIDRSALELLLPEDIPIED
- the hflX gene encoding GTPase HflX codes for the protein MNKERIEAAEPAILIGIQLQNQTDEQFAYTMDELAALTETAGGVVEGTLSQKRERIHSATFIGKGKVEELASFIEEKEATIVIFNSELSPSQLRNLSEALDARVIDRTQLILDIFAQRARSREGMLQVELAQLQYMLPRLAGQGTSLSRLGGGIGTRGPGETKLETDRRYIRNRITDLKRQLDNTVKHRDQYRARRKRNETLQVALVGYTNAGKSTIFNRLTKADSYEEDKLFATLDPMTRQLKLPNGYNVLLTDTVGFIQDLPTTLVASFKSTLEEATEADLILHVIDASHPDRERHEEIVLKLLKDLKASHIPVLTVFNKIDRADPSVQSSVNEQILISALKQADLKRLNDRLQSEVLKQMEYFSISINADQGDKLAYLQRNTVLIERKWDEEKDHYRCKGYAPEHLYKRIINEWNND
- a CDS encoding methionine gamma-lyase family protein, yielding MFMNFTHQEELKTLSHQAEEKIQPVLREIDARVEANQYRVLEAFHKNRISDFHFTPSTGYGYDDTGRDTLEQLYADVFGGEAGLVRPQIVSGTHAISTALFGVLRPNDELLYITGAPYDTLEEIVGTRGEGNGSLKDFHIGYQAIPLLDEAVDFDAVRNAITAQTKMIGIQRSKGYANRPSFTISEIEEMIAFVKSIKEDVIVFVDNCYGEFVEEQEPCHVGADLIAGSLIKNPGAGIVKTGGYLVGREDLIELCGYRLTSPGIGREVGASLYSLQEMYQGIFLAPHTVGQAVKGAVYSSALLEEAGFNTTPHWNSKRTDLIQSVQFDDRERMVAFCQAIQAASPVNAHVRPEPAYMPGYEDDVIMAAGTFIQGASLELSADGPLRPPYVAYVQGGLTFEHVKISVLRAVDDLLKKGLITVS
- the glnA gene encoding type I glutamate--ammonia ligase, which gives rise to MANKFTTDDIKKMAQDENVKFIRLQFTDLLGIIKNVEIPVDQLEKALDNKMMFDGSSIEGFVRIEESDMYLYPDLDSWVVFPWSSEKGRVARLICDIYSPDGTPFEGDPRSVLKRVLKEMEDLGFSDFNIGPEPEFFLFKMDENGEPTLELNDKGGYFDLAPTDLGENCRRDIVLELEDMGFEIEASHHEVAPGQHEIDFKYADALTTCDNIQTFKLAVKTIARQHGLHATFMPKPLFGVNGSGMHANMSLFKDGENAFYEPKDEIGLSETARQFIAGTMKHAEAFTAITNPTINSYKRLVPGYEAPCYVAWSLRNRSPLIRVPASRGISTRIEVRSVDPSANPYLAMAALLAAGLDGIKNKMTPPAPTERNIYVMDKQERVEEGITDLPATLHDALELLKKDEVMMKALGEHAAEHFIEAKEIEWDMFRTQVHPWEREQYMTTY
- a CDS encoding site-specific integrase, translated to MATYRKRGEKWEYRISYKDPFTQKHKLKSKGGFKTKREAQHAASQEKAKLNAGFEVDNTSLLLEHYLNDWLVNYKSGVVRKNTYDIHERNINKHILPYFKKINLVDLKPVMYQKFLNSLTNYGYSKRTIEIIHTTMANAMKKAVTLGKIERSPCEGVDIKGKEKERSELKYMDSEDIHDFLQEAYKYGYEYWIFFKVLIETGMRKGEAAALQWTDLDLKVGTITINKTLDFKARSKEELFGDTKTFNSKRTITISKSLINDLHFHKKQQNQNKLALNEIYHHDLNLVLCRNNGNIMPKSSLFNAFNRILKRTNKTKLPIHSLRHTHAVLLLEAGADMKYVQNRLGHGSMEITSNVYAHVSKKIETDTLERYEEYMKNILK
- a CDS encoding ImmA/IrrE family metallo-endopeptidase, giving the protein MSISYTSSPLESWVSNWYLKMNIYKPSDISIHNICKIHRIFYSEKPLPSYSKQNGNFKIISVDSRLSIEKQHEVAFHELCHILRHAGMQGMMPEAFRELQERDARHFTKYASIPHHMISDLDLDSPNIIEQMSSTFKVSQELCVERLLQIKKKTFHSRRGCHGYIS
- a CDS encoding helix-turn-helix domain-containing protein, whose amino-acid sequence is MFGERLASLRKLNKITQVDLAKKLGIPRSTYSNYEAGKRQADYETLQKIAEYFEVTTDYLLGRTDDYKSTASNKPNFDSLSEINKILTDLGVTDFFMHNIDDWKNLTPVQVEELRKDFESFLEYKAFEAKKMRSNSDDDSSNKKS
- a CDS encoding helix-turn-helix transcriptional regulator, which encodes MRNWLINKRKKLKMTQEEVSTLSGVSRSAYSNIEVGTRDPSVETAKKIAFVLKFKWTIFFDLYCPEMKHKQTKLKEVN
- a CDS encoding group-specific protein, whose protein sequence is MLNIQIDDQEAKQLYLQKVEEKIKQIDAERVFWDAKELQKRTCMSWGSIQEKFFFDPRFKKYKVGQKWYFPSGDTKDFLLMWLSEQNTR
- a CDS encoding helix-turn-helix domain-containing protein; translated protein: MSNGRSASEVRSARKETGMTQLALSMDLHTSREAVSKQENGEYRVQPDLVKYFAESHNNPFVGMTAAAEYTGWGSGRLDGEDIDLHRSSVKCKAQEELQEALIAINKTNLVNHPRKVEPFQFNDVKESVIQAMDAIIALNHYIAVICKEYSISWAEMWLTHKKKLISRGYMKG